The Motacilla alba alba isolate MOTALB_02 chromosome 3, Motacilla_alba_V1.0_pri, whole genome shotgun sequence DNA window CAGGTGTGCAGTTGCTGTCTTGTACTATTTAGGTAGTTCCTTTAAATGTTGCATGAGTCAAAATAATCCAAACATCAAAGTTAGGTTTCTGTAAGATACAGCCTGGCTAATGTAGGATTCTGAGGAACATTGTAGTGCTCTGATGGCCTCAAAAGAGCCCttatatacaaaaatatttgcttcagaGCAAGCACAGAGATTGGCCTTTAGATACTTAGGCCAGTGCTTTCAGAGCTAAGAGCTCAGGAACGCAGTATCATCATCCATGCCATGTATGGGGATTTGTGTTAGTTTTGCCAGTAGCTACAGCCATCAGAAACAGCAATAAGCCAGAAGAAACTATTTTGCCTGTGTAATCATCCACATCCTGACATCCTTGCATCTCTGCTGGCTTCATAATGCTTTGCTGCACCTGGGCCTTGCAGAAAATCATTTTCTGCAGGAGAGAACACGGTCACAGATCCACCTGTGGGTGGATCCTCACAGGTCCATTGGTGTTTCTTCATGGAGTTAATCTGAATAACCTGAGcgttcattttattttcttaaatatggGATCAGAGTATCATGCATCCAGTGCTCGTTCATCTCTGATTCTCCCTCTCTACTGTGCTCTCGTGAGACTCCACCTAGAgtggagtgctgcatccaggtCTGGGGCTCCCAACACAAGAAAGATGGACCTGTTGGAATAAGTCCATTGGAGGCCGCTAAGTTGATCACAGGGCTTGAAACCCTTTCCAGTGAAGACAGGCTCAGAGAACTAGGGCTTGAAACCCTTTCCAGTGAAGACAGGCTCAGTGAAGACTAGGCTCAGTGAAGACtaggctcagcctggaggagaggaagcTCTGGGATGACTTTACAGCGCCTTCCAGTACCTAGAGGGggcctggaaggggctctaagtAATCTGCTGTAGTAGAAGGTGTCCTGACCTATGGCAGTGGAGTTTTcagctaaattatttttaaggtctcttccaatacacaccattctatgattctactaTTCTTATCACTGCCCAGCTGGCCACAGTACCTTAGAACTGGTAAAAGAGGATTAAAGCAATGATACATACATGTTTCTTTTAACATATcccaaacacattaaaaaaataatttttgtgaagGTCAGAGATGGGATTGATatctttttaaacagaaataaatttggtGCTATATTGACCCACCACGCTGAATGTACCTGAAGTGGAGGGAgttgctgccagcacagaagtTGCTTCAAAAGCTTGGAAATTACCCTGGCAGGTTATAAATCTGGGAAGACTTTCTGTTTCTAACCTTAGAAAAATCAtaaaggttttgtttccccctttttaaaactgaataacCTGTCCTCCTTGAGCCTGAAACGCATTTCTATTGGAAAGAGGTTGGGTGTGATGAACGCTGCATGAACACTACATGAATTTTAGGTCCCCCCAAACTGTGGGACAGTCCTGCTTGTGCAGGATTACAAGCATGGAAGCTGCAAGAAGGCATGGCTCTTCTATGGCAGGGAGCTACTCAGGGGAGCTGAGATCACTGGAATAGGTTTCATTTTAGAAACCTTTTGATTCAGACTCAAAGGCAAACCAACAAAAAGGCTCTTCCTTTTCAGGCAGGGAGAAAGGTCAGTAGTAATTATCTTTTAGGGAGGTTTGGTTGTATTAGACCCGTAGGAAGCCTGTGAAACTTAGTAACTGGATGCTACCCATCTTAAAAGACTTCAAGAAATGCTTGatttgcaggaaagaaaatcagGTAAGTGAAAAAATGCTACAGCTGGGATTGGAACAGAGAAGCCATGGAATAGGATTGGTTATCAAATCCCCTTCGCTAGAAGTTCCTAAAAATAGAGGAAGTGGTTGGTGAGTGTAAGGAGAACTGATAGAACTTTGGTGTGGAAATAATTATCAAGGAGCCTCCCAGCCGCACATCTGACTGGCACTACTGCTAGAGGTGATGCTGGCAGCATTGCAGTGGAGAGGCAAGGAGTTCAGAGGAGAGACAAGGTGAGACAGAGCCAGATGGCTGTGGCAGGCGCCATGCGCTGTGTGGTCCCTCACCTCTGTGACTGGATTGAGGAATGCCAGCTATGGGACACCAGCCCCGGTGGCCTTGCCTGTCCCTAGTCCTGCAGCTCACCTCCTGAAGCACAAGTGTTCATGGCTCctaataatttctctttttgtgtCTTAGAGGTGTTACAAATGTTGATCAAAGTTTCCTTCTTTGAGTTAATGATCTGAAAAAATCATAAAACATGCCAAGTTTGGAATTAGTGTGGGACTAACTCaatgactaaaaaaaaagtttggtgAGTTGATCTTCATGTACAATAGTACAATAGTACATTGTTATTTTGTGATCtacatttagatttttttccacttaaatcACTGTGCATCCTGTTTCACAAATTCcaataaacattttgaaacaCTCTATAAATACAATTCATTCTTGTCTTGTAAATGTCTCTGAATTACATCCGTCACCAGGAGAGTGGTTTCCCTAGCAACTAATATAAaaactaggggaaaaaaaaagaaaagctaagaCTGAACCTATCTGATGAACACATGATACATCCCATTGTGAGGTACTATGAAGTTTTTATTGCCACTTGTTTTGTAATACTGTCCTCCCAGACAATGTGGCTCCATACGTTGTACATGACATCCCTCAGCTCTTTcttgcagaggtggcagctggtgGTCCCTGAAACCCagtccagagagcagcagaggccAGTCATGCAGCAAAGCCATGCAGATGTCAGTTGTAGGAAAACATAAAGGAATCTTTGCCAAAGGTGTCTGAGCTATTAAGTTCGGGCAAGAAAATTCCTATTTGGCACCCTAGTTTTTTAAACAAGTGTAGAGAACTGATGGGTCCTGCTGAAATACAGCTTATGGCAGTGGTCAGCAAAGGGGATGATGAAGGGTTCTTTACAGTCTgcaatgaaagaaatgaaaagtgcctggaaaaagcagcaaagcacctTGAATATATACATACAAGAAActgggtgcagccctgcagacaaGGACTGAGGCCAGTTGGTGTATTGGACACGATCTGGCGGTGTGCATACGCGGCTCAGAAGCCCAAAcgtatcctgggctgcatcaaaagaaatGTGGCCACATGTGGAGGAGGAGAATTCTCCCCATCTACCCCATTCTCATAAGATCCCATGTGAAGTCCTGCATCCAGCTCTATACAACATGTGTCCACGGCTGGTGCAGTACAGGGACTTAGGTCTGAAGAGGGACTGCCTGAAGAAGCTGGAAGAATGTAGAAGGTTGCACATGGCAGTTGTGGTCCTTGAGATCATCCATCTACACCTTCCACAGTCCCACAGGCTTGAACAAGCTGTGTGTGGAGAAGGGTTGTAATGCTTCCAAACCAGAATGGCAGCGAGGCAGTCTGTAAGAGGAGCTGATAGCTTTTATTAGATCCATGAAACAGTGGCGGGAAGTAAGACTgttaaataaaaaggaacaaagacaAGGTACGAAAGCCCATTCTGGGGCCTGCAAGAGGAGCTAAAGTGAGACCTGTTGTGGTAGCAGTGCCACAGGGGTGGAGAACTGGACCCATTGCCAGAGGAGGGGCAAGCAGGGACATTTGAACCCAGTCACTGTAATGGGTACAGGTTAAAAACCATGTCGTTGTTGCAGTAGTTGAGACAGACTTGGTGCCCTCCCCCACCCCTGTGAGGCAGCGAGAGCTGTGGGTGAGGCTGTGCCGCTCTGGCCATGGGGCAGGGCCCTCCCTGAGGCGCAGGGTGGGACGGCAGACAGAGGCAGGCGCCGCTGTAGGCCAGCGGGGATTTCGTCCCACAGGATCCATCTCCCAAAGGGCCCACGTCAGACCTGAAGGGATCATGGCCACCCTCTGCCGTGGGCAGGACATGCTGGGCGCTGAGGCgggtgctctgctgggcagaaggggctgtgctgggtacGGCAGGGACGCTGCACAGCCTCTGGGCTCTGGGGGTCCCCCTGAGGGACAGGCTTCGGCTCCAGGCTGGTGCCTCTCTGGAGGCCCCATCCTCCCCAGCTGTCCTTGGGTATGgaagctgcccagagcagctgctcagcgTTGGCTCCCGGGAGCTTTTGCTTAAATGTCCCCTGAAATTAGCAGGCGGCATGTGAGCATCCGGGCTGGAAAGAAGCAAAGGCAAAGGCTCCTGTGTCGGCACTGCACCTGCCAGAGACTTGGGAAAGCAAGGCATGGGTTAGTAAAACAAGGTGTGGTGTAGCACCTCTCCTCTGTGAGCTGCTTACGAAGGCACTCAGCTAACACGATGGTTGGGTTTGATGATCTTAgatgtctcttccaaccttgaccgttctgtggttctgtgaacACAGGCAACACAGCAGACGGCATAACAGAGCCTCCCCCACCATAAGGGGGGTGCCCATGGGCTGTAGGGGCAAACtgaacagctcccagctcttGGCTCGGCGTTTGTTTCACCAGTTTTTGCCCAAAGCCTGTTTTACACTGAAAGAGTTGTTTAGACCTTGCATTCACAGCCCTTCGGGTCCACTGCCAGCATATACTGAAGAACGacctaaaaatgaaattaagctAATACATTTGACaccacagatttctttttctgtggagACTGGAAAAGCtaagtatgattttttttgtactgaTTCTTTTCActacaaaaatattattcttcAGCTTTACTAGAGTCTATTTCTAACTAATAAATTTTCctatctttacatttttttatccCACAAACAGAAATTTCATTCAGGCAGGGATCAGCACACAAGAATTATTCTTCTGGGTCTTCTGTTCTGGATATTTCACAACTTCTTTAATTGCTCCAATTATTGGATTATAATTATGCAAACTTTAATTCCTTTCAGAACACTCATTTCTAATGAATGCTTGCAGGTCTTTCTTCTttataattctgctttttcatcCATTTAATTATAGTGGTTTTGCAGactgctggagcagcaaagTGCCTTTCAGTTGTTCTACACTcattgtgagaaaaaaattccaacaatCTGGTGTAGGACCCAGCCCACCTTCAGCTACAGACCTGCCACAGATTCCATAGAGAGACCATCCTATAAATCACTTGCTCTATTTTGGGCTCATACCTTTTTTCTGAAGTTCTCCTCCCTGATTTCTTGTGAGCACATTAAAACTGACTCTCTTCAGAATACATTTTCCAGAttgaacacattaaaaaatgaatctttttggaatatatttttgCAGATTGAGCAGCACAGGTTCTGCATGACAAATCAGACTCCTGAGTTACTTGTATCACAGCTAGTTTGGCAAAACATAAATATGATGGGTTATTCCCAAGGAAAATCTTCTGGAAGGCCATGAACTGGAAAACCAATGAGGATAAATGGTCTAAGTCTGACTGTACAGAGTCAGAACAGCCGAAAAGCAGGCTCTACTATTAGACATTAGTGACATCTTTAGTCTGTTTCTAATCACACACAATTGAAAGTGAAAGCCTCAGGAAGACGTTTTAGGAAGGGAAAGATGAAGGCATGTCTACAGGAAATTTGACCTAAGCAAGTAGGCTGACCAGTAGGCTCAGTTATAAAAGAAGGAAAGCCACATGGCTCAGCCATATTTCCTGGGTGGAAACTATTTAAGTGTTCATGGAGACAGAACTAAACCAGTGATAGGAAAAGCAttgttgctgtgttttttaGACAATTAGACACatcagctgtttttttcttatgcttttGCTCCCAGGCACTTGTATCAAGAGGTTCTGGTTTTTAGTGTCCTCCTGAGCATTTCCAGTAGAAATAGCTGCAGCTTCTAAATTCACATTCTGTTCAAATGGGTTTAACTTCCTGTGTGCGTATTTTATCTGCTTCTTGGGTTCCCAGATCCCCTTGCTTCTCCATGTCCTCCACTTAAGAAATCTGTCCCCACCCAGAGCAATTATCCCTTCTGTCTGTGGCTGAAGGAGCATGGATTACTATCTCTAATACCAGGTTGGGGGAATGCACCACCCCTAACATATCAAAAGACAAACTGCATGTGAATACTGGTGATGACAGCTGAGTTTAACACAGCCTTTGCAACGAAAGTCACTGGGATTCCCTTCCTCAGTCGTGAGGCAGTCCCAAGGATCTCTGGAGATACTTTCACAAGTGTTTCCACACCCATCAGAGCTGATGTTTTAACATCACTGCTTCACAAAGTCCTTCAAAGCACTCTTCTGCCTTCAAACCAGGCAAACCAGGTACAGGTTATGCACCTTCCCCTTCTTAACCTTGCCGAAACTCAAGGAGAGCAAGCAGAGGTGGAGCATGCCTTCGCCTTTCTCAGTAGTGCCAAGAAACAgaacaagaggcaatgggcagaaacttatgcacaggaagttccacgTGAATGGTGATGAAACTtagcctgccctgcagccctgctttgtTCACCAGTGTAGATGCAatctcctgctgccaccagatGCAAACTTGCTCTGCAGAGGAGGTGCTGGCAGTGGATGACAGTGCTAAGGAGAGCAGGATGCTCAGGACAGCCCTGGTCCTTCTTAGCCTGATCATGGGCACGCAGAATGTAGAGATGCAAAGCCTGCTCCCACCCAGACCCAAAGCCCAGACAGCCTCCACCATGCCTTGAATCACAGATCACTTGACCAAAATTTCATTGACCAATAGCAAGAGTTACCTCAATCTCCTGGATTCTTTTTAGTCTTAGAGAAGACGGAgaaaaagctggttttgctttttggaTTGATCTTCTTGCTTCTGCTTCTAGTTTTGTTTCTGGACGTGGGTGGTCGTGAGCTCCTTTGGACTTTAGAAAGTAATTATGGTATATTAAAGGTAGAAGCAGCCTTGTTAATAATCTTAAGGGAACAGAATTTATTGCACAGGCCAAAATCACATATTATGGCCTAATGCTTTGTATTTAACAGGATTTAGTTACTGTGAGCTCAAATAATAAGCATATCCCAGATGAAGTGGGATGGGGTAGAAACcctttgaaataataaaatcagtGCACCACATTTTTTTGTACAAGACAGTGCTCCGAACAGAGCCCCAGCTGAAGCCAGAGGTCTTCTGCAGCTTGGCTACAGTGTCGCTGCAGTCACTTTAATTCTTTTTACAGTTTAGACATATTTATCTGAATATTAATTTCCATAAGCTTCCacagagaattaattttttttagccTGCACATAAGTGAAAGAgtggaaagcaggaaagaggTAATGTTACTAAACCAGGACTAGAGCTTCCAGAAATAGTGCCCATTATTTAAACACTTGCAGACACTGTGTTCCAGATATAAGTTACATATAATACATAGATGGCATTTCCCATAGACAGTCCCTTGGGTACAACCATTTCATCTTCCAAGATTCCCTCATGATTATGTGTAGTGCCTTGGAGAAGGAGAAGACATAATATGGTATTTCTGAGGATTTGTTGGTTCTTATGTACCTGAggcaaaacacttcaaaatcaACAAGTTTTCACAGAAGCCTAAATAAAAAACACACTGTGCTGTAAAATCATAGTAGCATAGGCTAATCTAGGCTGGAAGGGCCCTCTAGCTCAAcctgcacaggcaggacaaaCTTCAGAGTTACATCAGGTTGCTTAGGACCttgtaaaatttttttctccttacagTCATATGACTTTGTCATATTCAATAACCCCTATTTGttggagcaaaaaaaaattgcgaaataaaacttaaaatacCAGTCTTTAAAATTAACTTGCATAACGTTAGGTAATTTGATACCAACCTGGAAAAATATGAATTGGCCTTCATGCCTCCAGAAGTTGGTAACTGGGTAACCACCGTGGCCTCGGCAGGAAAGGAGCCGCAGTGGTCCATTGCAGTTTGGACAGCATTTCCCTGGAGCAAGGATAGAGGGAAACATTTTCTACACAGCAGCAGTTAGATGAATCCCATGTGATACAATGGTTCATTGGTGGCAGATTGACACTTCTGGTTTGGTGTTCAGAAAttacactgagaaaaaatatgtgaaaaactTCCAAACATAAGCAAAAATCAATATAAACAAACTAATCATTGCCTTTATTCTGTCTGTTATTAAATACAaccttcaaaaatatttctattacaATGTTATtacaattttaatatttattatcaTGGTCGGTTTTAGTTTTTCTCTTGTCAGTGTTTGGAATGTCATATATTTTTCTAGAGAACATTGTTCTGGCCTCAGTGAGCACCTGAGTAATACCTTTCTTTAGCTAAAATGTACATCAGATCCAGAAATCAGTATGTGCTAGCTCTACTGAGCAATCACAATTGTTTGGAATGGTCTTGTTAAAAATGTGTGTGCAGCTCATGTTCTCTGTTTGCATTGTCTGGCTCCAGTGACGTGACTGTGGCGCCTATTTTCCAGTCATCACAGTTTATGAACAACTTCTTTCCTGCAAGACTTGCCTCCTGAGTTACTCTTGGGCCAGTGCAATAATGAAACCAACACGCAGGTGGGCAGGAacagcagggcagtgcaggaactgcctgcactgcacagctttCTCAGTACCCTCACTCATGGGCCTGAGAAGGCTGGGAAGCAATCCCTAACCAGCAgaaacagagattaaaaaattattaggaaaaaaaaagaaaataaacaagcagaTGACTACGCCCCAACAATAAGAAGTTTCAAATGCACTGTTCCAAATCAAGAATTGCATTGGAATATAAGGAATGGCAGAAGGAAGGCTGGGTAATCCAAAGGGTATCCTATACTTTGATTTCTGCTATGTTGTGTTCACTTATGAACTGCCATACAATGAACTGCCATGTTTGTACTCACGCTGTTGTTTTTGCCTGGCTTTATCACATATGGCTGGTCTGAGGTAGATCTTCCTCCCATCCAAGGTAGAGCAGTTGTTACCACAAACCACCACCCCAAGGCAGGACTTTTTTAAGATGCGAGAGTTGTGGTTGTTGGTGTTTCTCATtgcccagctgctgtggtgcCTCTGAGCATTTTTATCCTCTGAGCTATAGATATGTTTTACATAGGAATCTGGCCATTCTTGAAACCAGTCTGTCTGGCTCACATGCtgtagaaaaagcaaagcaagccaCACTTTaggctgggaaagagaaaagcttgtccaggagctgagcagagttGGGCCTCTGCTGGGTTTCCTGTAGCCTAGGTGATCCCAGCACCCCAGCAGGTGATGCTGGTTGTCAGGAGGGAGCAGTGGAGATAAGGCAGGAAAAACACAAATCTCTTTGGCTCCCCACAGGCCCCAGAGCGTCGGGAAGGCCTGGTTGGGAGCTTGTTCTCATTCAcctaaccaaccaaccaaacaaacaaccaaccaaccaaaaataataaaaaacacaaaaaaccaccccTGAACAAACACCATGCCTCAGGGACAACAGAGACAACAGAGTAAGGcgcaataaaaataaaaccgcagaaaaaaatccaaagaccCAAATCAAATATGATGTGATGTGATCAAAGACCATCACAAAAGTGATGTGTTGTACATCAGTGTACATCAGTGGGTACAGCCAATACAGTAAAATGCATCTACCATACCTGATGATGATTTTGAGGGAAAAGTTATTGTAAGGGATACAAAAGCTTAGtagaaatttcctttaaattgcTAATCCCAGAACTGAGAGCCATGACAGCAGTAAGAGCATCAaccaagaagagaaaaattcccATGCTCCCCTGGTAGCCACTGGATAGTGTAGGGAAGGGTGTCCATGATACCTCCAGACTGAAGTGCAGGTGAAGGTGACCTtgggctggagggcagggaaggggacaTCATGGAACATGGAGGCTTTGAGCAAACAGCACTGTTATAGTAGGGAGGAGGCTGGGATCCAGtcagaaggcagagctgggagttgagaggcagagctggacactgaaggacagcagcaggagga harbors:
- the GCM1 gene encoding chorion-specific transcription factor GCMa — protein: MLKGAGDSVMEQEDSASRHGEMTSWDINDIKLPQHVSQTDWFQEWPDSYVKHIYSSEDKNAQRHHSSWAMRNTNNHNSRILKKSCLGVVVCGNNCSTLDGRKIYLRPAICDKARQKQQRKCCPNCNGPLRLLSCRGHGGYPVTNFWRHEGQFIFFQSKGAHDHPRPETKLEAEARRSIQKAKPAFSPSSLRLKRIQEIESLAGAVPTQEPLPLLLSSPDAHMPPANFRGHLSKSSREPTLSSCSGQLPYPRTAGEDGASREAPAWSRSLSLRGTPRAQRLCSVPAVPSTAPSAQQSTRLSAQHVLPTAEGGHDPFRSDVGPLGDGSCGTKSPLAYSGACLCLPSHPAPQGGPCPMARAAQPHPQLSLPHRGGGGHQVCLNYCNNDMVFNLYPLQ